One part of the candidate division WOR-3 bacterium genome encodes these proteins:
- a CDS encoding helix-turn-helix domain-containing protein, which translates to MAKKLIPENRYRASRICRALGNPTAYEVLTLMRDQKRTPEELAVLLGVSISNISQVLRVLRNLDLVRYEVKWRSHLYWIKTNRVTKVMDVLERLVDVIEHQS; encoded by the coding sequence ATGGCAAAGAAGTTAATACCAGAGAACAGATATCGCGCGTCAAGGATATGCCGGGCATTGGGTAATCCTACGGCTTATGAGGTTTTGACATTGATGCGGGATCAAAAGAGGACCCCGGAGGAGTTGGCTGTCCTCCTGGGTGTCAGTATATCAAACATATCTCAGGTCCTGCGGGTTCTCCGAAATCTTGACCTGGTTAGGTATGAGGTTAAATGGCGCAGCCATCTCTACTGGATAAAGACGAACCGGGTTACCAAGGTAATGGATGTCCTTGAGCGTTTGGTGGACGTGATCGAACATCAGAGCTAG